The Pseudomonas orientalis genome contains a region encoding:
- a CDS encoding CaiB/BaiF CoA transferase family protein, with translation MSGPLASLKVLDFSTLLPGPFASLMLADMGADVLRIESPTRPDLLRVWPPHDHGTSASHAYLNRNKRSLALDLKRDEALQIVFELVKGTDILIEQFRPGVMDRLGLGYDALKAINPRLIYVSITGYGQTGPYRDRAGHDINYLAVAGVASHTGRRDSGPLPLGVQLADVGGGSLHAVVGVLAAVVARQHSGVGQYLDVSMTDCSFSLNAMAGAGYLACGVEPARENHVLNGGSFYDYYRTRDGRWMSVGSLEPAFMQQLCETLGRPELAVHGLKPEQQPAFKRALQVEFEKRSFDELCALFAGVDACVEPVLSVSEALAHPQLQARGLISQVPRGDGSTQAQMACPLKFSEGLPAPRHIGAAVGAHSDEVLAELGLSAQRIADLRQAKVIG, from the coding sequence ATGTCAGGTCCCTTGGCGTCCCTCAAAGTGCTGGATTTTTCCACCCTGTTGCCCGGCCCGTTCGCCTCGCTGATGCTGGCGGACATGGGCGCCGACGTGCTGCGCATCGAATCGCCGACGCGGCCGGACCTGTTGCGCGTGTGGCCGCCCCATGATCACGGCACGTCCGCGAGCCATGCCTATCTCAATCGCAACAAGCGCAGCCTGGCGCTGGACCTCAAGCGGGACGAGGCGCTGCAGATCGTCTTCGAGCTGGTCAAGGGCACCGATATTCTCATCGAACAGTTCCGCCCCGGGGTCATGGACCGTCTGGGCCTGGGGTACGACGCACTGAAGGCGATCAACCCCAGGCTGATCTATGTGTCGATCACCGGCTACGGCCAGACCGGCCCCTACAGGGACCGCGCCGGTCACGACATCAACTATCTCGCTGTCGCCGGCGTGGCCAGCCACACCGGGCGGCGGGACAGTGGGCCGTTGCCGCTGGGCGTGCAACTGGCGGATGTGGGCGGCGGGTCCCTGCATGCGGTGGTGGGCGTGCTCGCGGCGGTGGTTGCGCGGCAGCACAGCGGCGTCGGTCAATATCTGGATGTGAGCATGACCGACTGCTCGTTCAGCCTGAACGCCATGGCCGGCGCGGGTTACCTGGCCTGCGGGGTGGAGCCGGCGCGGGAAAATCACGTGCTCAATGGCGGCAGTTTTTACGATTACTACCGCACCCGTGACGGGCGCTGGATGTCGGTGGGCAGCTTGGAACCGGCTTTCATGCAGCAGCTGTGTGAAACCCTGGGGCGGCCGGAGCTGGCGGTGCACGGGCTGAAGCCCGAGCAGCAGCCGGCATTCAAGCGGGCGTTGCAGGTGGAGTTTGAGAAACGCAGCTTTGACGAGCTGTGCGCGTTGTTTGCGGGCGTGGATGCGTGTGTGGAACCGGTGTTGAGCGTGAGTGAAGCGCTGGCGCATCCGCAGCTGCAGGCGCGCGGGTTGATCAGCCAGGTGCCGAGGGGCGATGGTTCGACCCAGGCGCAGATGGCCTGCCCGCTGAAGTTCTCCGAGGGGTTGCCGGCGCCACGGCATATCGGGGCTGCGGTCGGGGCGCACAGTGATGAAGTGTTGGCGGAGTTGGGGTTGAGTGCTCAGCGGATTGCGGATTTGCGGCAGGCCAAGGTGATTGGGTGA
- the tusC gene encoding sulfurtransferase complex subunit TusC — MAKSLLIISRQAPWSGPSAREALDIVLAGGAFDLPIGLLFLDDGVFQLARHQDARAVQQKDLSANLQALGLFGIDDVFACGHSLSARGLPPPDNAQALDSQAISRLIDRYDQVITL; from the coding sequence ATGGCCAAATCATTGCTGATCATCAGCCGCCAGGCGCCGTGGTCCGGCCCCAGCGCGCGCGAAGCGCTGGATATCGTGCTGGCCGGAGGCGCGTTCGATCTGCCTATCGGCCTGCTGTTTCTGGACGACGGCGTGTTCCAGCTGGCGCGGCACCAGGACGCCAGGGCCGTGCAACAAAAGGATCTGAGCGCCAACCTGCAGGCGCTGGGTCTGTTCGGCATCGATGACGTGTTCGCCTGCGGCCACAGCCTGTCCGCACGCGGGCTGCCGCCACCGGACAATGCGCAGGCCCTGGACAGCCAGGCCATTTCCAGGCTGATTGACCGTTACGATCAGGTGATTACCCTCTGA
- the tusD gene encoding sulfurtransferase complex subunit TusD codes for MKFAIAVFCAAHAPASRRALLFAQAALAGGHEIVRLFFYQDGVYSASNNIVAPQDEQDIARQWREFVGTHQLDGVVCIAAALRRGVLNAEEATRYQRSAVNLDAPWALSGLGQLHDAIQDADRLICFGGA; via the coding sequence ATGAAGTTCGCGATTGCAGTGTTTTGCGCCGCCCACGCGCCCGCCTCGCGCCGCGCCCTGTTGTTCGCCCAGGCGGCCCTGGCCGGCGGGCATGAGATTGTGCGGCTGTTTTTTTATCAGGATGGCGTGTACAGCGCCTCCAATAATATCGTCGCGCCCCAGGACGAGCAGGACATCGCGCGCCAGTGGCGCGAATTTGTCGGCACCCACCAACTCGACGGCGTCGTGTGCATCGCCGCCGCCTTGCGCCGTGGCGTGCTCAATGCCGAGGAAGCCACGCGCTATCAACGCAGCGCGGTGAACCTGGACGCGCCCTGGGCCTTGTCGGGCCTGGGGCAGTTGCATGATGCGATCCAGGACGCCGACCGCCTGATCTGTTTTGGAGGTGCGTGA
- a CDS encoding SprT family zinc-dependent metalloprotease, translating into MPEQLNTRVEECFLQAESFFKRSFKRPTVSLKLRGQKAGVAHLHENLLRFNPQLYQENSHHFLKQTVAHEVAHLIAHQLFGERIQPHGEEWQLIMRGVYELPPDRCHTYAVKRRQVTRYIYRCPCADSDFAFSAQRHGMVGQGRRYLCRRCRSTLVFTGETRVE; encoded by the coding sequence TCGAAGAGTGTTTCCTGCAAGCCGAATCCTTTTTCAAACGAAGCTTCAAACGCCCCACCGTCAGCCTCAAGCTGCGGGGCCAGAAAGCCGGTGTCGCGCATTTGCACGAAAACCTGCTGCGCTTCAACCCTCAGCTCTACCAAGAAAACAGCCATCACTTCCTCAAGCAGACCGTGGCCCACGAAGTGGCGCACCTGATTGCCCACCAACTGTTTGGCGAGCGCATCCAGCCCCATGGAGAGGAATGGCAGTTGATCATGCGTGGGGTCTACGAACTGCCGCCGGACCGTTGCCACACCTATGCGGTCAAGCGACGCCAAGTGACTCGCTATATCTACCGGTGCCCGTGTGCCGACAGTGACTTTGCGTTTTCAGCCCAGCGTCATGGGATGGTCGGCCAGGGACGGCGGTACTTGTGTCGGCGGTGCCGGAGTACTCTTGTGTTCACTGGGGAGACTCGGGTGGAGTGA
- a CDS encoding TusE/DsrC/DsvC family sulfur relay protein yields MNTLTVGTRNLALDKDGYLVDLDDWSDEVAHALATAEAVELTPDHWEILLLLRQFYSEFQLSPATRPLIKYTALKLGPQKGNSLHLNKLFNGTPAKLAAKLAGLPRPTNCL; encoded by the coding sequence ATGAACACACTGACCGTCGGCACGCGTAACCTGGCACTGGACAAGGACGGCTACCTCGTCGACCTGGATGACTGGTCCGATGAGGTGGCGCACGCCCTGGCCACCGCCGAAGCCGTGGAACTGACCCCGGACCACTGGGAAATCCTCCTGTTGCTGCGCCAGTTCTATAGCGAATTCCAGCTGTCCCCCGCCACGCGCCCGCTGATCAAGTACACCGCCTTGAAGCTCGGCCCGCAAAAGGGCAACAGCCTGCACCTCAATAAACTGTTCAACGGCACTCCCGCCAAACTCGCCGCCAAGCTGGCGGGCCTGCCCAGGCCGACGAATTGCTTATGA
- the tusB gene encoding sulfurtransferase complex subunit TusB, which translates to MSTLHVVSHSPFTDSRLDSCLRVCGNADAILLCGDGAYGLHNAALQTRGVKVFVLAEDLQARNLPLPDWADSVDYPGFVQLSIDYGKVNSWL; encoded by the coding sequence ATGTCGACTCTACATGTGGTGAGCCACTCCCCCTTTACCGACAGCCGTCTGGACAGTTGCCTGCGTGTGTGCGGCAACGCGGATGCCATCCTGCTGTGCGGCGACGGCGCCTACGGCCTGCACAACGCAGCGCTGCAAACCAGGGGGGTAAAAGTGTTTGTGCTGGCTGAAGACCTGCAGGCACGCAACCTGCCGCTCCCGGACTGGGCCGACAGCGTCGACTATCCGGGGTTCGTGCAGCTGTCGATCGACTATGGCAAGGTCAACAGCTGGTTATGA